GAGACAGATTAGAATCAGAAAGGGGCTCAAGCCAGAGCCTTACGATGAGAGGTACTACTCCTCTTGAGAAGGAAAAAGAGATAAATAGAGAGAGGCATTAGGGAGACAACACAAAGGAGATATGAGTATGGCAGAAAAACCCCACTTGAACCTGGTGTTCATTGGCCATGTCGACCACGGAAAGTCCACTCTGGTCGGAAGACTGCTTCTGGATACGGAGTCGATAGAATCGCACGTAATCGAGAAGTACAGGAAGGAAGCGGAAGAGAAGGGAAAGGCGACGTTCGAGTTCGCGTGGGTCATGGACAAGCTCAAGGAAGAGCGAGAGAGGGGCTTGACCATAGATGTGGCCCACAAGAGGTTTGACACCGACAAGTACTACTTCACTATCATTGACGCACCTGGTCACAGGGACTTCGTCAAGAACATGATCACTGGTACGAGTCAGGCGGATGCCGCCGTCCTGGTCGTTTCGGTTCCGGATGGACCGCAGGCCCAGACGAAGGAGCACGTGTTCCTGGCAAGAACGCTCGGCGTGGAGCAGCTGATCGTTGCGATGAATAAGATGGACGCCACGAAGCCTGAGTACGACGAGAAGAGGTTCAACGAAGTGAAGGAGCAGGTAAGCACGCTTCTTAGGTCGGTCGGGTTCAAGGTGGACGAAATACCGTTCATACCCGTGAGCGCCTTCAAGGGCGATAACGCCATAAAGGCGTCTGGTAACCTTGGATGGTACAAGGGACCCACTATCCTCAAGTCGCTGGACCTGATCGTGCAGCCGGACAAGCCCACCAAGCTCCCGCTCAGATTGCCCATCCAGGACGTCTACACCATCACAGGGATAGGAACAGTACCGGTCGGAAGGGTGGAGACTGGTATCCTCTTGCCCGACATGAAGATATCGATGCAGCCAGCCGACAAGGCGGGTGAGGTGAAATCCATCGAGATGCACCACGAGATAATCCCAAAGGCGGAGCCTGGGGACAATGTAGGCTTCAACGTGAGAGGCATTGCGCGGACTGACATCAGGAGAGGAGATGTCGCTGGACCTGCGGACAATCCTCCAACGGTTGCCAAGACATTCACAGCCAGGATCATGGTGCTGAACCATCCTAGCGTCATAACGAAGGGCTACACTCCCGTCTTCCACTGCCACACCGCGCAGGTTGCGTGCACGTTCGAGGAGCTCACGGCGAAGCTCGACCCGAAGAGCGGCGAGACGACGGAGGAGAACCCAGAGTTCCTGAAGACAGGCGATGCGGCTATCGTCAAGGTGAGGCCGACGAAGCCGATGGTGATTGA
The sequence above is drawn from the Candidatus Thermoplasmatota archaeon genome and encodes:
- the tuf gene encoding translation elongation factor EF-1 subunit alpha, yielding MAEKPHLNLVFIGHVDHGKSTLVGRLLLDTESIESHVIEKYRKEAEEKGKATFEFAWVMDKLKEERERGLTIDVAHKRFDTDKYYFTIIDAPGHRDFVKNMITGTSQADAAVLVVSVPDGPQAQTKEHVFLARTLGVEQLIVAMNKMDATKPEYDEKRFNEVKEQVSTLLRSVGFKVDEIPFIPVSAFKGDNAIKASGNLGWYKGPTILKSLDLIVQPDKPTKLPLRLPIQDVYTITGIGTVPVGRVETGILLPDMKISMQPADKAGEVKSIEMHHEIIPKAEPGDNVGFNVRGIARTDIRRGDVAGPADNPPTVAKTFTARIMVLNHPSVITKGYTPVFHCHTAQVACTFEELTAKLDPKSGETTEENPEFLKTGDAAIVKVRPTKPMVIEKTSEFPQLGRFAIRDMGQTVAAGMCIDVEKK